The Chloroflexota bacterium genomic sequence GGATGAACTGTACAACCTGGCCGACGATCCCCATGAACTGTGCAACCAGGCCGGCGACCCACAGAATCGGCCTGTATTGGAGGAGATGGCTCGTCGCATGTGGCAGATCATCCAGGAGACCGGGGACTCGAATATGTTGAAGGCGCAGTATGGCATGTTCCGTTTTGCCCCGGTCGGTCCTGAGACGGCAGATGGCGGTCAGAGGACGACAGACCGCGGACGACAGACCGCAGACGACTGGTGATGGTCGGTGGTCAGAAGACGACAGATCGCAGGCGGCTGATGGTGGTCAGTGAACGGTGGCCTTCCGGCGGCGGTCAGCAGTCATAGGTGATGCTATGAAAATGGAAGCAGCCAGACAACTTGCCGAACCTTTTACCCTGGTGAATGGCGAGATTGTGTTTCCCGACAGCGTTGCGGTCGGGGAAGCAGTGATCGTGCGCGGTGATAAAATTGAAGCCATCGTGCCCGTGGGCCGGCTACCCAAGGCTATGGCGCGCGTCGATGTGGGTGGACGGTTGATCACGGCAGGGTTGATCGACATCCACACCCACGGTGCCTTGGGTCATACCTTCAACGAAGCGACAGCCGAGGCCTTCGAAACCATCACGGTCGAAAACGCCCGTCGTGGGGTGACTTCTCTGCTGGCCACGCCCGCCACGGCGCCCATCGACGATCTGGTAGCCTGTTTGACATTCGCCCGAGGGTGGATGGGCGAGCCGTCCGCAGGTGCCCAGGTGCTCGGCGTCCACCTGGAAGGCCCCTATTTTGCCCTGGAACAGGCAGGCGCCCAGGATCCCGCCAACCTGCGTAACCCCGACGATGGCACTCCTGACCTGTTGTTGGAACACGCCGATGTGATCGAGATGATGAGCTACGCGCCGGAACTGCCCGGCGCCCTTGAGCTAACCGCCCGGTTGGATGGCCTGGGCATCGTACCCGCGGCGGGCCACAGCATGGCCCGTGATAGCGACGTACAAGCAGCCATGGACCGGGGTCTTCGACATATCATCCATGTCTGGAGTGGTCAGTCCACAACGGTCCGGGAAGGTCTATGGAGAAAGCCTGGTCTCCTGGAGGCCAGCCTGGCCTTTGACGGTTTGACCGTGGAGATGATCGCCGACAACAAACACCTGCCAGCCACCTTGATGAAGCTGGCCTATAAGTGCGTTGGACCAGATCGCCTGTGCATTGTCTCCGACGCCACCAGCGGCGCAGGGTTGCCCGAGGGCAGTCGCTATCGAATGGGTGAGATGGTGTACGAGGTTGAAGGCGGGGTCGGCGTGATGCTGGATCGCTCCTGCTTCGCGGGCAGCACTACCTTGCTTGACCGGATGATACCGGTGCTGATCGATGCCGTCGGCGTTCCCCTGGCCGAGGCTGTCGCAATGGCAACCCTCAACCCTGCCCGCGTTATTGGCATAGACGACCGCAAGGGCAGCCTGGCACCGGGCAAGGATGCCGATATCAGCATCTTCGATGACGACTTTATTGCCTGGCGTACCATGATCGGTGGGCGTTGGGTTTTTCCCAGTAATCGGTAAACGGTATTCGGTAACCCGATTTCCAATCTACCAGTTCACCAATCTACCTACCTACCAATTTACCAACCTAACCTAGCAAATCTGGAGCCAACATGTCAAACGCACCCATAAGGGAGACACAAATCAAAAACCTACCCATCAGCATCTACGAGAGCAACGAGGCGATGGGGCGGGCCGCCGCAGCCGAGGCTGCCATCATCATCAGACAGGCCATCGAGGAAAAGGGCCGGGCCAATATCATCGTGGCTACCGGCAACTCCCAGCTTAGCTTCCTGGCCGCCCTGCGCGGGATGCCCGCAATCGACTGGTCCAAAATCAGCGTGTTTCACATGGACGAATACGTAGGCATCGATCCGCAACACCCGGCCAGCTTTCCCCTGTTTTTACACAGGCATCTGGTCGATCATGTCCAGCCCGGGGCGTTCTATCCGGTCGGAGGCCGGGCCGACGATACCGATGCCATCTGCAGGGACTACGAGGCACTACTGCGCTCGAATCCGGCCGACCTGGTGGCCATGGGCATCGGTGAGAACGGACACATCGCTTTCAACGACCCACCCTACGCCGACTTCGACGACCCGGTTTGGGTCAAGGTGGTGAAACTGGATGAAAAATCCCGGCGGCAGCAGGTTGGTGAAGGGCATTTCGCCAGCCTGGATGAGGTGCCTACCCACGCCGTCACGCTGACCATTCCGGCTCTCCTGGCACCCGAAAACGTGTTGTGCATCGTGCCTGAAGCACGCAAGGCCGAGGCCGTCCGCGATGCCCTGCGCGGCCCCATCACCGAGGATTGCCCGGCGTCCATTCTGCGCCAACAACCGAACGTGCATCTCTTTTTGGATGCAGATGCGGCTGCATTGGCATTTCCCGTGGACGCATGATGCCGGAGGATAGATGAATTCACGACAACGTCTCTTAACTACCCTCGATCACAGGGAGCCCGACCGGGTGCCCTTCGACCTGGGCAGCACCCAGGTTACGGGCATCCATGCGGTGGCCTATCGTTCCCTGCGACAGGCGTTGGGGTTGCCCGATGTCGAGCCTGAGCTATGTGATACGATCCAGCAGCTCGCGCTGCCCGATCAAGACCTGGTCCAGCGGCTCGGGATCGACACGCGCGGCCTTTACCCGCTCAATAGTCATAACTGGGGCGGCACCACGAAGGACCACGGTGATCACTGGCTCTACCGGGATGAGTGGGGCATCGTTCACCGGCGAGAGAAGCCAGATGGTCTCTATTTCAGTATCGTCCAGGTGCCATTGCCCCAGTCCGATCTGACGGCCAAGAATATCCAGGACTACCCCTGGCCCGACATGGGAGGCCGTTGGCGGGTGGCGGGGTTGCGGGAGCAGGCAGAGCGCTTGCGGGCAGACGGCTATGCCGTGGTGCTCAAGGATGCCTTCGCCGGCATCTTCGAATTCGCCCAGCGCATCGTCGGTATGGAGAATCTCTTGATGATGATGGCGCTGGACGAGTCGCTGGCCTGCACGCTGTTCGATGCCATCCTGGCATTGAAGCTGGATTACTGGCAAACGGCGCTGGACGAACTGGGAGACCCTTCGGCAGGCTCGGGAAATAGCCTGGTCGATGTGGTTAGCTATGCCGACGACTATGGCACCCAGGTGTCCCAGCTCATCTCGCCGGCCATGTTCCGCCGGCAGTTGAAGCCGCGGGT encodes the following:
- a CDS encoding glucosamine-6-phosphate deaminase; protein product: MSNAPIRETQIKNLPISIYESNEAMGRAAAAEAAIIIRQAIEEKGRANIIVATGNSQLSFLAALRGMPAIDWSKISVFHMDEYVGIDPQHPASFPLFLHRHLVDHVQPGAFYPVGGRADDTDAICRDYEALLRSNPADLVAMGIGENGHIAFNDPPYADFDDPVWVKVVKLDEKSRRQQVGEGHFASLDEVPTHAVTLTIPALLAPENVLCIVPEARKAEAVRDALRGPITEDCPASILRQQPNVHLFLDADAAALAFPVDA
- the nagA gene encoding N-acetylglucosamine-6-phosphate deacetylase; the encoded protein is MKMEAARQLAEPFTLVNGEIVFPDSVAVGEAVIVRGDKIEAIVPVGRLPKAMARVDVGGRLITAGLIDIHTHGALGHTFNEATAEAFETITVENARRGVTSLLATPATAPIDDLVACLTFARGWMGEPSAGAQVLGVHLEGPYFALEQAGAQDPANLRNPDDGTPDLLLEHADVIEMMSYAPELPGALELTARLDGLGIVPAAGHSMARDSDVQAAMDRGLRHIIHVWSGQSTTVREGLWRKPGLLEASLAFDGLTVEMIADNKHLPATLMKLAYKCVGPDRLCIVSDATSGAGLPEGSRYRMGEMVYEVEGGVGVMLDRSCFAGSTTLLDRMIPVLIDAVGVPLAEAVAMATLNPARVIGIDDRKGSLAPGKDADISIFDDDFIAWRTMIGGRWVFPSNR
- a CDS encoding DUF4976 domain-containing protein; the protein is MQPLLQSQDAPWCNEAYAEMQGQRFAYQQRVLWHDNYKYVFNTFDEDELYNLADDPHELCNQAGDPQNRPVLEEMARRMWQIIQETGDSNMLKAQYGMFRFAPVGPETADGGQRTTDRGRQTADDW
- a CDS encoding uroporphyrinogen decarboxylase family protein, which produces MNSRQRLLTTLDHREPDRVPFDLGSTQVTGIHAVAYRSLRQALGLPDVEPELCDTIQQLALPDQDLVQRLGIDTRGLYPLNSHNWGGTTKDHGDHWLYRDEWGIVHRREKPDGLYFSIVQVPLPQSDLTAKNIQDYPWPDMGGRWRVAGLREQAERLRADGYAVVLKDAFAGIFEFAQRIVGMENLLMMMALDESLACTLFDAILALKLDYWQTALDELGDPSAGSGNSLVDVVSYADDYGTQVSQLISPAMFRRQLKPRVRQVFELQAKLAPHAKRFFHSDGNVRPLLPDFIEMGVQILNPIHIRATGMDPVALKRDFGNDLVFWGGGVDTQGVLPSGTPEEVKEDVRRNIEALAPGGGYVFNTIHNIQADVPPKNIIAMWEALREYGG